From a single Streptomyces sp. 1331.2 genomic region:
- a CDS encoding S1 family peptidase — translation MRTKRRTPRPGTARRRTRLLAVALGLLTATAVAVPGAAAAPGRTPTPVPAHAPEPERLAALSDAVLNAEVDGTAWYVDQTAGRVVVTVDSTVTPAGLAKIMSAAGPDSTALTVQRVPGTFTPLVAAGDAVYGGKYRCSLGFNVVSGSTYYFLTAGHCGNVAPDWYTEAAHTNRIGPTVSSTFPSHDYALVRYDNSALLHPGGFTSAPNAVVGESVKRTGSTTGTHSGKVTGLNATVRYTDGGTVTGLIQTNVCAEPGDSGGPLYDGTKALGLTSGGSGDCTFGGTTFYQPVNAALAAYASYGVNVY, via the coding sequence GTGAGGACCAAGCGCAGGACCCCCCGCCCCGGCACCGCTCGACGCCGCACCCGCCTGCTCGCCGTGGCCCTCGGCCTGCTGACCGCCACCGCGGTCGCCGTGCCGGGCGCCGCGGCCGCCCCCGGCCGCACCCCCACCCCGGTCCCCGCCCACGCCCCCGAACCCGAACGGCTCGCGGCGCTCAGCGACGCCGTCCTGAACGCCGAGGTCGACGGCACCGCGTGGTACGTCGACCAGACCGCCGGACGCGTCGTGGTGACCGTCGACAGCACCGTGACCCCGGCCGGGCTCGCCAAGATCATGAGCGCCGCCGGCCCCGACTCGACCGCGCTGACCGTCCAGCGCGTCCCCGGGACGTTCACCCCACTGGTCGCCGCGGGCGACGCCGTCTACGGCGGCAAGTACCGCTGTTCGCTCGGCTTCAACGTGGTCAGCGGCTCGACCTACTACTTCCTCACCGCCGGACACTGCGGCAACGTCGCCCCCGACTGGTACACCGAGGCGGCCCACACCAACCGGATCGGGCCGACGGTCAGCTCGACCTTCCCGTCCCACGACTACGCGCTGGTCCGTTACGACAACAGCGCCCTGCTCCACCCCGGTGGCTTCACCTCCGCCCCGAACGCCGTGGTCGGCGAGTCGGTCAAGCGCACCGGCTCGACCACGGGCACGCACAGCGGCAAGGTCACCGGGCTCAACGCCACCGTCCGCTACACCGACGGCGGCACCGTGACCGGCCTGATCCAGACCAACGTCTGCGCCGAACCGGGCGACTCCGGCGGCCCGCTGTACGACGGCACCAAGGCGCTCGGCCTCACCTCGGGCGGCAGCGGCGACTGCACCTTCGGCGGGACGACCTTCTACCAGCCGGTGAACGCGGCGCTGGCCGCCTACGCCTCGTACGGGGTGAACGTCTACTGA
- a CDS encoding GNAT family N-acetyltransferase: protein MEPLEHPQSVIVLDGLTLRRFAGEADLPELFAVIDESLEHLRPWMPWVAEHSRATTAEYLATRSEQWENGRDHAYAIVLDGAIVGACGLYRREDGPDDVREIGYWLRPSATGRGLVTRATAALVDQAFRLPGVEFVEIVHDAANHASGAVPARLGFTEHLRRPREVAAPAESGEELVWRLTRARCGASAVAAG, encoded by the coding sequence ATGGAACCTCTGGAACACCCGCAGTCCGTGATCGTCCTGGACGGGCTGACCCTGCGCCGCTTCGCCGGTGAGGCCGACCTGCCCGAGCTGTTCGCGGTGATCGACGAATCGCTGGAGCACCTGCGGCCGTGGATGCCCTGGGTCGCCGAGCACAGCCGCGCCACCACCGCCGAGTACCTGGCGACCAGGTCCGAGCAGTGGGAGAACGGCCGGGACCACGCCTACGCGATCGTGCTGGACGGTGCGATCGTGGGCGCCTGCGGGCTGTACCGGCGCGAGGACGGCCCGGACGACGTCCGTGAGATCGGCTACTGGCTGCGCCCGTCCGCGACCGGGCGCGGTCTGGTGACCCGGGCCACGGCGGCCCTGGTCGACCAGGCCTTCCGCCTCCCCGGCGTGGAGTTCGTCGAGATCGTCCACGACGCGGCCAACCACGCGAGCGGCGCCGTCCCGGCCCGGCTCGGCTTCACCGAGCACCTGCGCCGCCCGCGCGAGGTGGCCGCCCCGGCCGAGAGCGGTGAGGAACTGGTCTGGCGGCTGACCCGCGCCCGGTGTGGGGCCTCGGCGGTGGCCGCGGGGTGA
- a CDS encoding ribonuclease H family protein, with protein MVERVIAACDGAAKGNPGPAGWAYVVADAAGAPQRWESGALGHSTNNVGELTALQRLLASTDPAVPLEVRLDSTYTRDSVTKWLKGWKRNGWKTAAGKPVANQELIQAIDALLEGRDVTFVYVPAHQVDGDPLNAIADKAASDAARTQQDASGTAANLPEPDPAAATKAPKAPKTRSTGTGTATGTSRTLAARYPGTCPCSRPYAKGDKITKVGSSWGHPDCAAAHA; from the coding sequence ATGGTCGAACGAGTCATTGCAGCGTGTGACGGAGCAGCCAAGGGCAACCCCGGTCCGGCGGGCTGGGCCTACGTGGTGGCGGACGCCGCCGGGGCGCCCCAGCGCTGGGAGTCCGGAGCGCTCGGGCACAGCACCAACAACGTGGGCGAACTGACGGCGCTGCAGCGGCTGCTGGCGTCGACGGACCCAGCGGTGCCGCTGGAGGTCCGGCTGGACAGCACCTACACCCGCGACTCGGTGACCAAGTGGCTGAAGGGCTGGAAGCGCAACGGCTGGAAGACGGCGGCCGGCAAGCCGGTCGCCAACCAGGAGCTGATCCAGGCGATCGACGCGCTGCTGGAGGGCCGGGACGTCACCTTCGTGTACGTGCCGGCCCACCAGGTCGACGGCGACCCGCTGAACGCCATTGCCGACAAGGCCGCCAGCGACGCCGCCCGCACCCAGCAGGACGCCTCGGGCACCGCCGCGAACCTGCCCGAACCGGACCCGGCGGCCGCCACCAAGGCCCCCAAGGCCCCCAAGACGCGCAGCACCGGTACCGGTACCGCTACCGGCACCTCCCGCACCCTGGCCGCCCGCTACCCGGGGACCTGCCCGTGCAGCCGCCCGTACGCCAAGGGCGACAAGATCACCAAGGTCGGCAGCAGCTGGGGCCACCCCGACTGCGCCGCCGCCCACGCCTGA
- a CDS encoding PH domain-containing protein, giving the protein MNELIFRGKDLFRPSWSNLIPVLLVLGLQLGLGAWKLGPLGTFWLVFGTLALGVPLFVISWRSWSRVGTDGITINWGVGRGRTHPWHEVRWVDVRETKGNGSTSYAARIHLTRGRRRSLPGLQTSAIYPAVDFDVNFQRLVNWWEFSTDPTQRSRPGKQLRDRVTPTVFGVILGLVLSAGVIVVVILQGP; this is encoded by the coding sequence GTGAACGAACTGATCTTCCGGGGGAAGGACCTGTTCCGTCCCTCGTGGTCGAACCTCATTCCGGTGCTGCTGGTGCTCGGTCTCCAACTCGGCCTCGGTGCGTGGAAGCTCGGCCCCCTGGGCACGTTCTGGCTGGTCTTCGGGACCTTGGCGCTCGGCGTGCCGCTCTTCGTCATCAGCTGGCGCTCCTGGAGCCGGGTCGGCACCGACGGCATCACCATCAACTGGGGTGTCGGGCGCGGCCGTACCCACCCGTGGCACGAGGTCCGGTGGGTCGACGTGCGGGAGACCAAGGGCAACGGCTCGACCTCCTACGCGGCGCGGATCCATCTCACCCGCGGGCGGCGCCGCTCGCTGCCCGGCCTCCAGACCAGCGCGATCTACCCGGCCGTGGACTTCGACGTGAACTTCCAACGGCTGGTGAACTGGTGGGAGTTCAGCACGGACCCGACGCAGCGCAGCCGGCCGGGGAAGCAGCTGCGGGACCGGGTGACGCCCACGGTGTTCGGTGTGATCCTCGGGCTCGTGCTGTCCGCCGGGGTCATCGTCGTCGTCATCCTGCAGGGGCCGTAG
- the sph gene encoding sphingomyelin phosphodiesterase, with product MSLSSVRRALAAGAAATVIATLGAAPASAETAPTTAPPLDVLTYNVFLMSTNLYPNWGQQYRAQAIAAADFFQGHDVVVLEEAFDNAASDALVAKASAAYPYHTPVVGRSTSGWDATSGSYSSTTPEDGGVTLLSKWPILHKEQYVYKDACGSDYWSNKGFAYAVLDVDGRRTHVVGTHLQSTDSGCSSGQAADIRARQLTAMRTFLDGKRIPADEPIVLAGDLNIDSHGSEYQALLTNGNLAPASARTGWPYSFDTADNSVAAYRYPGEPKEDLDYVLYRADHARPQQYTNQVARVHSTPWTVSSWGKSYTYTDLSDHYPLVAH from the coding sequence ATGTCGCTCTCGTCCGTCCGCCGTGCCCTCGCCGCCGGTGCCGCCGCCACCGTGATCGCCACGCTCGGCGCGGCCCCCGCCTCGGCCGAGACCGCACCAACGACCGCGCCCCCGCTCGACGTGCTCACCTACAACGTCTTCCTGATGAGCACCAACCTCTACCCCAACTGGGGCCAGCAGTACCGGGCGCAGGCCATCGCCGCGGCGGACTTCTTCCAGGGCCACGACGTGGTCGTCCTGGAGGAGGCCTTCGACAACGCGGCCTCCGACGCACTGGTCGCCAAGGCCTCGGCCGCCTACCCGTACCACACGCCCGTGGTCGGCCGGTCCACGAGCGGCTGGGACGCCACCTCCGGCAGCTACAGCTCCACCACCCCCGAGGACGGCGGGGTCACCCTGCTCAGCAAGTGGCCGATCCTGCACAAGGAGCAGTACGTCTACAAGGACGCCTGCGGCTCGGACTACTGGTCCAACAAGGGCTTCGCCTACGCGGTGCTGGACGTCGACGGCCGCCGCACCCACGTGGTCGGCACCCACCTGCAGTCCACCGACTCGGGCTGCTCCAGCGGCCAGGCGGCGGACATCCGGGCCAGGCAGCTCACTGCCATGCGCACCTTCCTGGACGGCAAGCGGATCCCCGCCGACGAGCCGATCGTCCTCGCCGGCGACCTCAACATCGACTCCCACGGCTCCGAGTACCAGGCCCTGCTGACCAACGGCAACCTCGCCCCGGCCTCCGCCCGCACCGGCTGGCCGTACTCCTTCGACACCGCCGACAACTCGGTCGCCGCCTACCGCTACCCGGGCGAGCCCAAGGAGGACCTCGACTACGTTCTCTACCGCGCCGACCACGCCCGCCCCCAGCAGTACACCAACCAGGTCGCCCGGGTGCACAGCACGCCCTGGACGGTGAGCAGTTGGGGCAAGAGCTACACCTACACCGACCTCTCCGACCACTACCCGCTCGTCGCGCACTGA
- a CDS encoding thioesterase family protein has translation MTTPTTAPESYYQRTGEHSYKPTPHAQGAWHPDEQHFSPLAGLIVHAIDCHRADGHRADSQGADRRQTGDSLALARISFDILGLIALEEFEITVETVRPGRTIELVEATVVIGERAVVRARAWFLAELDTAAVAGTHDEPIPAPEEFEPWAMSELWGGGYIASIDVRRRERAPGRAAAWISTPVGLVAGEPSSPQASFVALVDTANGIAVRQSPTAWMFPNTDLTIHLFRRPEGRWTGLDTRVSFGPAGHGVTSTVLHDEHGPIGRAEQILTVRPQPVG, from the coding sequence GTGACCACCCCCACCACCGCGCCCGAGAGCTACTACCAGCGCACCGGCGAGCACAGCTACAAGCCCACCCCGCACGCCCAGGGTGCCTGGCACCCCGACGAGCAGCACTTCAGCCCGCTGGCCGGCCTGATCGTCCACGCCATCGACTGCCACCGCGCCGACGGCCACCGCGCCGACTCCCAGGGGGCCGACCGCCGACAGACCGGCGACAGCCTGGCGCTGGCCCGGATCAGCTTCGACATACTCGGCCTGATCGCCCTGGAGGAGTTCGAGATCACGGTGGAGACCGTCCGGCCCGGGCGCACCATCGAGCTGGTCGAGGCCACCGTGGTGATCGGGGAGCGCGCCGTCGTCCGGGCCCGCGCGTGGTTCCTCGCAGAGCTCGACACCGCCGCCGTCGCCGGGACGCACGACGAACCGATCCCGGCCCCCGAGGAGTTCGAGCCCTGGGCGATGAGCGAGCTGTGGGGCGGCGGTTACATCGCCTCGATCGACGTCCGCCGCCGCGAGCGCGCCCCCGGCCGGGCCGCCGCCTGGATCTCCACCCCGGTCGGGCTGGTCGCCGGCGAGCCCAGCAGCCCGCAGGCCTCCTTCGTCGCCCTGGTGGACACCGCCAACGGCATCGCCGTCCGGCAGAGCCCCACCGCGTGGATGTTCCCCAACACCGACCTGACGATCCACCTCTTCCGCCGCCCCGAGGGCCGCTGGACCGGCCTGGACACCAGGGTCAGCTTCGGCCCGGCCGGCCACGGCGTCACCAGCACCGTCCTGCACGACGAGCACGGGCCGATCGGCCGCGCCGAGCAGATCCTCACCGTCCGCCCGCAGCCAGTCGGTTGA
- a CDS encoding radical SAM protein, whose amino-acid sequence MESQARSRTALVEQLMERYPDVPREAVIKEDLLRGGMAFDESALSGSAGADGGGEVKPKSYFIFSFDHRTLPELGAAALNRPPEEVVLTGGPYGLRRTVVSVRVNPDSPYRVGAGEDGTLGLYLDGTRIADVGLPPMPDYYRHTLANGKSVMEVAPTIQWGYLIYLTVFRVCQYFGAKEECQYCDINHNWRQHKAAGRPYTGVKPVEEVLEALALIDEHDTARASRAYTLTGGAITSHVGGRDEADFYGQYAKAIEERFPGRWIGKVVAQALPREDVQRFHDYGVRIYHPNFEVWDKRLFELYCPGKERYVGRDEWHRRILDSTEVFGPEKVIPNFVAGVEMAEPFGFATVDEAIASTEEGLRFFMSHGVVPRFTTWCPEPTTPLGRANPQGAPLEYHIRLLQTYRATLEEFGLSSPPGYGPAGPGKAVFSVSSFMDSLPA is encoded by the coding sequence ATGGAGAGCCAGGCCCGCAGCCGCACCGCACTGGTCGAGCAGCTCATGGAGCGCTATCCCGACGTGCCGCGGGAGGCGGTGATCAAGGAGGACCTGCTGCGCGGCGGGATGGCCTTCGACGAGTCCGCGCTCAGCGGCAGCGCCGGCGCCGACGGGGGCGGCGAGGTCAAACCGAAGTCGTACTTCATCTTCTCCTTCGACCACCGCACCCTGCCCGAGCTGGGCGCTGCCGCGCTCAACCGGCCGCCGGAGGAGGTCGTACTGACCGGCGGGCCGTACGGGCTGCGCCGCACGGTGGTGTCGGTGCGGGTCAACCCGGACTCGCCGTACCGGGTCGGTGCCGGGGAGGACGGCACGCTGGGCCTCTACCTGGACGGCACGCGGATCGCCGATGTCGGCCTGCCGCCGATGCCGGACTACTACCGGCACACGCTGGCCAACGGGAAGTCGGTGATGGAGGTCGCCCCGACCATCCAGTGGGGATACCTGATCTACCTCACGGTGTTCCGGGTCTGCCAGTACTTCGGCGCCAAGGAGGAGTGCCAGTACTGCGACATCAACCACAACTGGCGTCAGCACAAGGCCGCCGGCCGCCCGTACACCGGGGTCAAGCCGGTGGAGGAGGTGCTGGAGGCGCTGGCGCTGATCGACGAGCACGACACCGCCCGGGCCTCCCGGGCGTACACCCTCACCGGCGGCGCGATCACCTCGCACGTCGGCGGCCGGGACGAGGCCGACTTCTACGGGCAGTACGCCAAGGCCATCGAGGAGCGCTTCCCCGGCCGCTGGATCGGCAAGGTGGTGGCGCAGGCGCTGCCACGTGAGGACGTCCAGCGTTTCCACGACTACGGCGTGCGGATCTACCACCCCAACTTCGAGGTGTGGGACAAGCGGCTCTTCGAGCTGTACTGCCCCGGCAAGGAGCGCTACGTCGGCCGCGACGAGTGGCACCGCCGGATCCTGGACTCCACCGAGGTGTTCGGCCCCGAGAAAGTGATCCCCAACTTCGTCGCGGGCGTGGAGATGGCCGAGCCCTTCGGCTTCGCCACGGTGGACGAGGCGATCGCCTCCACCGAGGAGGGACTGCGCTTCTTCATGTCCCACGGCGTGGTCCCGCGCTTCACCACCTGGTGCCCCGAGCCGACCACCCCGCTGGGCAGGGCCAACCCGCAGGGCGCGCCGCTGGAGTACCACATCCGGCTGCTGCAGACCTACCGCGCCACCCTGGAGGAGTTCGGCCTCTCCTCCCCGCCCGGCTACGGCCCGGCGGGCCCGGGGAAGGCGGTCTTCTCGGTCAGCTCCTTCATGGACTCGCTGCCCGCCTGA
- a CDS encoding geranyl diphosphate 2-C-methyltransferase: protein MSVTDDITTAGKSIPGPATPYQGDIARYWDHEARPVNLRLGDVDGLYHHHYGIGEIDQAAIGDPTDSEREKKVIAELHRLESAQADVLLDHLGDIPADGLLVDAGCGRGGSMVMAHQRFGCRVEGVTLSTQQADFGNKRAAELGIGDSVRSRVANMLDMPFETGSVAGSWNNESSMYVDLHDLFAEHSRVLSVGGRYVTITGCWNPRYGQPSKWVSQINAHFECNIHSRREYLRAMADNRLVPQAVIDLTPDTLPYWELRATTSLVTGIEEAFINSYKDGSFQYVLIAADRV from the coding sequence ATGTCCGTGACCGACGACATCACCACCGCCGGCAAGTCCATCCCCGGCCCGGCGACTCCCTACCAGGGCGACATCGCACGCTACTGGGACCACGAGGCTCGCCCGGTCAACCTTCGCCTGGGCGACGTCGACGGCCTCTACCACCACCACTACGGCATCGGCGAGATCGACCAGGCCGCGATCGGCGACCCGACCGACAGCGAGCGGGAGAAGAAGGTGATCGCCGAGCTGCACCGCCTGGAGTCCGCCCAGGCCGACGTGCTGCTCGACCACCTCGGCGACATCCCGGCCGACGGCCTCCTGGTCGACGCCGGCTGCGGCCGCGGCGGCTCGATGGTGATGGCCCACCAGCGCTTCGGTTGCCGGGTGGAGGGCGTGACCCTCTCCACCCAGCAGGCCGACTTCGGCAACAAGCGCGCCGCCGAGCTCGGCATCGGCGACTCCGTCCGCTCCCGGGTCGCCAACATGCTGGACATGCCCTTCGAGACCGGCTCGGTCGCGGGCTCCTGGAACAACGAGTCCAGCATGTACGTCGACCTGCACGACCTGTTCGCCGAGCACTCCCGGGTGCTGAGCGTCGGCGGCCGGTACGTCACCATCACCGGCTGCTGGAACCCGCGTTACGGGCAGCCCTCGAAGTGGGTCTCGCAGATCAACGCCCACTTCGAGTGCAACATCCACTCCCGCCGCGAGTACCTGCGGGCGATGGCCGACAACCGCCTGGTCCCGCAGGCCGTCATCGACCTGACCCCGGACACCCTGCCCTACTGGGAGCTGCGCGCCACCACCTCGCTGGTGACCGGCATCGAGGAGGCGTTCATCAACTCCTACAAGGACGGCTCGTTCCAGTACGTGCTGATCGCGGCCGACCGGGTCTGA
- a CDS encoding dihydrofolate reductase family protein has translation MSLVRVHNFSISLDGYGTGEGQSLDSPFGHAADHLHRWFFDTRTFRQLQGQEGGATGVDDAMARTWGDGIGAEIMGRNKFGPQRGPWQDEEWQGWWGPNPPFHTPVFVLTHHPRPSLEMDGGTTFHFIDATPEEALRQAREAAGGKDVRIGGGPRTVRAFLEADLIDHLHVVVVPIVLGRGEPLWAGLEGLEQRFTTEAVASPSGVTHLTFTRR, from the coding sequence ATGTCCCTGGTCCGGGTCCACAATTTCTCGATCTCCCTCGACGGCTACGGCACGGGCGAGGGGCAGAGCCTCGACTCGCCGTTCGGCCATGCCGCCGACCACCTGCACCGCTGGTTCTTCGACACCCGGACGTTCCGGCAGCTGCAGGGCCAGGAGGGCGGCGCCACCGGCGTGGACGACGCGATGGCCCGCACCTGGGGCGACGGCATCGGCGCCGAGATCATGGGCCGCAACAAGTTCGGCCCGCAGCGCGGCCCCTGGCAGGACGAGGAGTGGCAGGGCTGGTGGGGCCCCAACCCGCCGTTCCACACCCCGGTGTTCGTGCTCACCCACCACCCGCGCCCGAGCCTGGAGATGGACGGCGGCACGACCTTCCACTTCATCGACGCGACGCCCGAGGAGGCGCTGCGCCAGGCCCGGGAGGCGGCCGGCGGCAAGGACGTGCGGATCGGCGGCGGCCCGCGCACCGTCCGCGCCTTCCTGGAGGCCGACCTGATCGACCACCTGCACGTGGTCGTGGTGCCGATCGTGCTCGGCCGGGGCGAACCGCTCTGGGCGGGCCTCGAAGGGCTGGAGCAGCGCTTCACCACCGAGGCGGTGGCCTCCCCGAGCGGGGTCACCCACCTCACCTTCACCCGGCGGTAG
- a CDS encoding phosphatidylinositol-specific phospholipase C domain-containing protein translates to MTARRTLSGFLAAGLLAGAAALLATVPADAAPAGATASGTGDLPFGSATTVGLHNTYDPAAFPYLAQGLDTGTGMIELDLWPNIVTKEWKVSHSNPLGNSNNCTAATTPSQLYSGGTNKNLENCLDDVRVWLAAHPAAGPLVIKLELKPGFSANLGMGPDQLDALIAQHLGSAVLRPADLLAKPGGGSYATLDEAVRAGNWPSRSALAGKVLLYAIPGTVELSNPFDTLHTDVEYGRHLRDLAAAGRIGQAQVFPSVLGATAGDPRAQYTGADTSIRPWFVVFDGDAATYVNGIDTAWYDAAHYLLVMTDAQNVAPQISGTDPTADQARARVEQLAKAHAGIVSSDWRKLPDVQSLVLPRG, encoded by the coding sequence ATGACCGCACGCCGTACCCTGTCCGGATTCCTCGCCGCCGGCCTGCTCGCCGGCGCCGCCGCGCTGCTGGCCACCGTCCCCGCGGACGCCGCACCGGCGGGCGCCACCGCGAGCGGCACGGGCGACCTGCCGTTCGGCTCGGCCACCACCGTCGGCCTGCACAACACCTACGACCCGGCCGCCTTCCCGTACCTGGCCCAGGGGTTGGACACCGGCACCGGGATGATCGAGCTGGACCTCTGGCCGAACATCGTGACCAAGGAGTGGAAGGTCAGCCACTCCAACCCGCTCGGCAACAGCAACAACTGCACCGCCGCGACCACGCCCTCCCAGCTGTACAGCGGCGGCACCAACAAGAACCTGGAGAACTGCCTGGACGACGTGCGGGTCTGGCTCGCCGCGCACCCGGCCGCCGGGCCGCTGGTGATCAAGCTGGAGCTGAAGCCGGGCTTCTCCGCCAACCTCGGGATGGGCCCGGACCAGCTGGACGCGCTGATAGCCCAGCACCTCGGCTCCGCCGTGCTGCGCCCGGCCGACCTGCTGGCCAAGCCCGGCGGCGGCTCCTACGCCACCCTGGACGAGGCCGTGCGGGCGGGCAACTGGCCGAGCCGTTCGGCGCTGGCCGGGAAGGTTCTGCTGTACGCGATCCCGGGCACCGTCGAGCTGAGCAACCCCTTCGACACCCTGCACACCGACGTCGAGTACGGCCGCCACCTGCGCGACCTCGCGGCGGCGGGCCGGATCGGCCAGGCCCAGGTCTTCCCGTCGGTGCTCGGCGCCACGGCGGGCGACCCGCGGGCCCAGTACACCGGCGCGGACACCTCGATCCGCCCGTGGTTCGTGGTCTTCGACGGCGACGCCGCGACCTACGTCAACGGCATCGACACCGCGTGGTACGACGCCGCGCACTACCTGCTGGTGATGACGGACGCCCAGAACGTCGCGCCGCAGATCAGCGGCACCGACCCGACGGCCGACCAGGCCCGGGCCCGCGTCGAGCAGCTGGCCAAGGCGCACGCCGGCATCGTCTCCAGCGACTGGCGCAAGCTGCCGGACGTGCAGTCCCTGGTCCTGCCGCGCGGCTGA
- a CDS encoding alpha/beta hydrolase — protein MITHSSRRALPAAVAALTAAALLAGCTGGSSDKAASTTAATAATPSATPTPTPTAKPTGAADPALKAFYGQQLAWAACPKDPQNDADTSALQCATLKVPLDYTAPATGTLDVAVVRNPATQPDQRIGSLLLNPGGPGGSGVQMVTYGPKRFDGPLHDRYDLVGFDPRGVAGTSPLKCLDDQARDDWLDTDAPGADHGKQLADACQAKYAQVLPFVSTRNTARDMDVLRAALGDQKLSYLGMSYGTYLGSLYAEEFPDRVGRLVLDGATSPSTPLVQHNIEQQAGFERALKAFAADCVTKDPCPLGTDAGAAPQKLADFLDGLKDKPLKTTQGRTLTSSAAWTGVISRLYGGEKAWSSLRNSLGWAMVRGKGDDLLAIADGYNGRDKDGRYAPSADAYTAIHCADGATDAPAGEQLQAALTDLAAKAPLVSKHDPLAALFDPDCRIWPFRATEKPHVITSAAAAPIVVVGSTGDPATPYAWSEKLTAELGNAVLLTRDGEGHTAYGASTCIRASVDAFLVDGTVPTAGTHCPTD, from the coding sequence ATGATCACCCACTCCTCGCGGCGCGCCCTGCCCGCCGCCGTCGCGGCCCTCACCGCCGCCGCCCTGCTGGCCGGCTGCACCGGCGGGAGCAGCGACAAGGCCGCGTCCACGACCGCCGCCACCGCCGCCACGCCGAGCGCGACCCCGACGCCCACCCCGACCGCCAAGCCCACCGGCGCCGCCGACCCGGCCCTCAAGGCCTTCTACGGCCAGCAACTCGCCTGGGCGGCCTGCCCGAAGGACCCGCAGAACGACGCGGACACCTCGGCCCTGCAGTGCGCCACCCTCAAGGTCCCGCTGGACTACACCGCGCCGGCCACCGGCACCCTGGACGTCGCCGTGGTGCGCAACCCCGCCACCCAGCCCGACCAGCGGATCGGCTCGCTGCTGCTCAACCCCGGCGGCCCGGGCGGCTCCGGCGTCCAGATGGTCACGTACGGCCCGAAACGCTTCGACGGCCCGCTGCACGACCGCTACGACCTCGTCGGCTTCGACCCGCGCGGCGTGGCCGGCACCAGCCCGCTCAAGTGCCTCGACGACCAGGCCAGGGACGACTGGCTCGACACCGACGCGCCCGGCGCCGACCACGGCAAGCAGCTCGCCGACGCCTGCCAGGCCAAGTACGCCCAGGTACTGCCCTTCGTCAGCACCCGCAACACCGCCCGGGACATGGACGTGCTGCGCGCCGCCCTCGGCGACCAGAAGCTCAGCTACCTCGGCATGTCCTACGGCACCTACCTCGGCTCGCTCTACGCCGAGGAGTTCCCGGACCGGGTCGGGCGGCTCGTCCTGGACGGCGCCACCTCGCCCTCCACGCCCCTGGTGCAGCACAACATCGAGCAGCAGGCCGGCTTCGAGCGGGCCCTGAAGGCCTTCGCCGCCGACTGCGTCACCAAGGACCCGTGCCCGCTCGGCACCGACGCCGGCGCCGCCCCGCAGAAGCTCGCCGACTTCCTCGACGGGCTCAAGGACAAGCCGCTGAAGACCACCCAGGGCCGCACCCTCACCTCCAGCGCGGCCTGGACCGGCGTCATCAGCCGGCTCTACGGCGGCGAGAAGGCCTGGAGCAGCCTGCGCAACTCCCTCGGCTGGGCCATGGTGCGCGGCAAGGGCGACGACCTGCTCGCCATCGCCGACGGCTACAACGGCCGTGACAAGGACGGCCGTTACGCGCCCTCCGCGGACGCCTACACCGCCATCCACTGCGCCGACGGCGCCACCGACGCCCCGGCCGGCGAGCAGCTGCAGGCCGCACTGACCGACCTCGCCGCCAAGGCCCCGCTGGTCAGCAAGCACGACCCGCTCGCGGCGCTGTTCGACCCGGACTGCCGGATCTGGCCGTTCCGCGCCACCGAGAAGCCGCACGTCATCACGTCGGCCGCCGCCGCGCCCATCGTGGTCGTCGGCAGCACCGGCGACCCGGCCACCCCGTACGCGTGGTCCGAGAAGCTCACCGCCGAGCTGGGCAACGCCGTCCTGCTCACCCGCGACGGCGAGGGCCACACCGCGTACGGCGCGAGCACGTGCATCCGCGCCTCGGTCGACGCCTTCCTGGTGGACGGAACCGTGCCGACGGCGGGGACGCACTGCCCGACGGACTGA